In the Fimbriiglobus ruber genome, CCGCGTCGTCGACGTGCCCGGCGGTCACCGCCACGACTATCAGCAGGCCCAGCGTATCGACCACGATCGACCGCTTCCGGCCCTGGATTTTCTTGCCCGCATCGTACCCGTTCCCGCCCGCGTGTTCGGTCCCTTTGACCGACTGGCTGTCGATGCTCGCGGCACTCGGGGTCCGCTCGTGACTCGGGGCGTGGACTTCCCGATACCCCTCCCGGAGGACATCCAGGAGTTCTTGCCAGGTGCCATCGTCCCGCCACTGGGCGAAGTATTCGTACACCGTACTCTTGGCCGGGAAGTCGTGCGGGAGCATCGACCACTGACACCCCGACCGGTTCACGTACACGATCGCGTTCAGCACCTCCCGGAGGTCCACCGACCGGGGGCGTCCTCCGGGTCGGGCGGCCGGCAGGACGACCTGGATGATCTCCCATTGGAGGTCGGTCAAATCGGTCGGATACGGTTTGCGAACGGTCGCATCCATGACTTCGCTCCTCGAGTACGAAGGAGCGACTAACTTACAAGAGACGCACAACTTACAGCAAGGTCACTTTTCGGACAGCCTCTGAGTCATCGTCCTCTATCATTTCTGCAGTAGAAGATGCAGAAGAAGATGCAGAAGCAGATGCAGGGGTTGGCGGAAGGTTATTCGGAAGGTTAACCTTGTTTGAAACCTTCGACTTATCCTTTAATGCAGGGTTGCCCCCAAGCTTTCCACCAGAAGCTCTTGATTCTCTGACCAATTCGTCCTTTATCATGCGGCGTGAGAAAATGCACCCGATGGGATCGCGAGAAAACACGCCGGCTTCCTGAAGCTCCGCAAGCCAACCTTCTACTTCCGACAAGGATGCCCCGACGATGCGGGCGAGGTTTGCTGGAAGGATAACCTTTTCCCCAACCTTCAAGTACCCATACGGTGTGCCTTCATGCATTAGCAGTACAGCGCAGTAATTTAATAGGATGGGAGGGAAGGATTTAGGAGGAATCACATGACCGAGCAGGAAATCGTGGGCGTCGGCCCGGCGTTCGCCCGGTATCTGGGCCGGTATCGGGACGTGTTCCGGCAGGACCGCACGGCCGCCCACTTCGACACGTATTGTCGGGGCCTGTTATCCGACCTGCCGCGGAAATCGATCGAACCGATCGCGTTGGCGAGCGGGACGACGGTCCGTACCCTCCAGTTGTTCGTGACGACCTCGGTGTGGTCGTACGACGAGGCCCGGACGCGGTTGCACCGATTCGTGGCCGATACGCTGGCCGATCTCCCGACCGATCCCGTCGGAACGGTCGGGGTGATCGACGAGACGAGCAGCCGGAAGTGGGGGATCACACTCCGGGCGTCCAACGGCAGTACCTGGGGTGTGTGGGCAAGGTCGACAATGGGATCGTGACCGTCCACGTGGGGGTCACCAAGGGCACCTTTCGTACCCTGTTGGACGCCGACCTGTTCCTACCCGAGTCGTGGGACGTGGACCGCGCGCGGTGTCAGGCGGCCGGCATCCCGGACACCGTCCGGCACCACCCGAAGTGGCGGCTGGCCCTCGACCAACTCCTCCGGGCGAACACGAACGGGATCACGTTCGACTGGCTGACGTTCGACGAAGGGTACGGGGCAGCCGTCCCGCTCCTGACCGTGTTGGGCGTGATGGGACAGCGGTTCGTGGGTGAAATCCCGACGAATTTCGCCGTCCGGGACGCGGCCGGGGGCCCCTCCGGCGGGCCGACGAGCGGTTGACCGGGGGTCACGCCGAGCGGGGGCGAGTGTACCGGTTGACCCGCCAGACGACCCGCCCGTCGGTCTGGCGGGTGGCCACCGCCATCGTCTGGGTGGCCGACCGCAAGCACACCCTGATGGTCGCCCGCAACGACGCGACCGGGGAGATCAAGTACTTCCTGACGAACGCCACGGCCGAGCCGGTGGCTCGGATTCTCGCCGTCGCCTTCCGCCGGTGGACGGTCGAGCATCTATTCCGGGTCGCCAAACAGGAAGTCGGACTGATGCACTACGAGGGGCGGGATTACACGGGGCTGATGCGGCACCTGACCCTGGCCGTGGTCGTCCTCGGATTCGTCGCCGCCCACACGGAGCGGCTCCGGGGGGAAAAACCCAGACGTGACGATGGAGCAGGTGTGCCGGGCGCTCAACGTCCGGTGCGCGATCCTGTTCCGGCGGCGACGGGGAACCGGGGCCACCCAACATACCAGCGACGTAATTCAATACCACCAGCGGCGAAACAAGCAAGCCACCCGATCTCATAAGAAGCAGCGGCACAAACGTGTTACGTAAAATACGCGCTGTACTGTTAGGCAGATCATATCCATCCACAACCCTCTCGCACCGACTGAACACGCACGCAAATCAGTCGCTCTGAGCCAGTCGCCGGGGTAGAACTGGAATGACGGCCGCTTCAAGACACCCTCGCTTTCTGAATGTTCGCTTCGATAAAGCGACGAACGGCTTCCGGCGTCGCGTCAAGTAGTTCACGTTTCAGGAATGCGGGGAACGCTCGGCACACGCGCGTCTCCAAGGCGAATGCCTCTGCACGGGTCGGCATTGCGAACTGTGCCACGAACGATAGCGGACCGACGGCATAGTGCCCGAACGCCCTGTTCTTGTGGTTGACGGAAATGCCTACTTTGCAGCGCCGGTTGCCGTCAATGCTGGTGTGTGAGTAGAGGTACAGATAGGTGATTCGTTGCTCATTCATGGGTTCCGCCTTCGGCTACTTCTGCACAGCTACTCCTGTCGGCCGGTGCGAGCCGTGATTCGAGTCCCTTGAGACGCTCGTCGTAGCGGTTACGGTCGTGCCAGTGAAGCTGGTTGAAATGATCGAGGACGGCGAAGAAGGCGTCTTCCTTCGGCATGCCCTTCTTGATGAATGAAAGGTAGAGTTGGCGAGATTCGTTAGCCATTCCCTTCCTCCGTGACCAACTTAGTCAGCTTGCTGAGTTGATCGAACTGAGGGTTCTTCCCCTGTCTCCACCTCCAAAGCGTAGTAGGGTGCACATTAATTGATTTGCATATCTTTTCGTCATTGATGCCCTTGCTGGCTGCTAGTACGAGTAATTCTTTTGCGGTGATAAGCATTGCACTCTTGCAAAAATAATTGTTGCGCGAAGTCTTTTACTCCTCTACGTTTGCATCATTGCAATTTGAATGTCAACAACTGAATGGAGTCAAGGATGACAACAAGGGAACAGAAAGCCGAACCGCCTAAAGAGAAGCAGCCGCTAAACGTCTACCAAGCGATTGCCGAGGTCCAGGCGGAACTCGCGAAGAGCGGTATCAGCAAGAGCAACAAGAACAAGGAACAGGGCTACACGTTCCGCGGGATCGACGACCTGTACAACGCCCTGGCCAAATGCTTGTCCGAAACAGGGCTGTGCATCCTGCCTCGCATTTTGAGCCGAGAGATGAGCGAGCGGAAAACTGCTAAAGGCAACCCGCTGTTCAGTGTGATTGTGGAAGCGGAGTTCGACTTCGTGTCTTCGCACGACGGGACCAAGCACACAGTCAGGATGTACGGAGAGGCAATGGACACAGCGGACAAGGCGACCAACAAGGCTATGTCCGCCGCGTACAAGTACGCCTGCCTGCAGACCTTCTGCATCCCGACCGAAGGCGACAACGATCCCGACTCAACGACGCCGGAAGTCGCTCCCAAGACGGCCGGAGTGTTTTCTTCCCGTGAGGAGCTGGACTCTTTTGTCACCAACTACCTTGATGCACTGAACAAAGCGACAACGCTTGAGCACGTCAAGGACCAGCGCGACTTGAACGCCGCGCGGGTAACCGCGATGAAGAACAGCCCGGTTGCAGAAGACCGGGAGGGATACCAGAAGATCATCACCGTTCAGAACGCACTGGTGACGAAGCTGAAAGAAAAGCCGACGACCGTCGATGCCGCGAAGCAGTCCGCCTCGTTGCCACCCGCGGTGGGCGACGACGAAATCCCGTTCTAGGAGGGCAACATGGACGCTATTCAGGAACACCATCAGAAGTTGCTCGCCGCCTTCGGGTCCGTTCTCGCCGCCGAGGAAAAAATCAGCGACGTTAAGACACGGCTCGACCAGGTAACAAATCTTCTCCAAGCGGAGAAGACCGCCGCCGAAACGGACTTGGCGTCGGCGTGGGAGCAGGTTGAGCAGCTCATGTCCGAGACCGGTGAGGTCGAAGTGCTTCTCCCAGGAGCCGTGACCGACTTCAAGATCGCCCGGAGCAACCCCCGCGAGACCGTCAAGGTCGAAGTGGAGGCGACGCCGGACGAGTTCTGCAAGATCGAACGGAAGCCACGCTTGAAGGAAATCGGAGAGCACCTGAAGGGCCTCCGCGACGCCGGGTTACCGTTCCCAAACTGGGCCAGCTTCCAAGTCGGCACAGCAAAATTAAGCTGGAAGGCAGTCAAGAAATCAATGAAAACACAGGAGAAAGTATGTCAGGAAGCGTAAACAAGGTCATTTTGGTCGGGAACCTTGGGAAAGACCCGGAAATCCGTTCGACCCAGGACGGACGGGAGATCGCGTCTTTTTCGCTCGCCACGTCCGAAGTGTGGAAGGATAAGGGGACCGGAGAACGTCGCGAAAAGACCGAATGGCACAACGTGGTGGTGTTCAATCCGAGCCTCGTCGGCGTGGTAAAGAGCTACGTGAAGAAGGGAACGAAGCTGTACCTCGAAGGTTCCATGCAAACCCGAAAGTGGATGGACAAGCAAGGCAGCGACCGATACTCCACTGAGGTTGTGCTTCAGGCCTTCGGCGGGTCGCTGGTCATGCTGAACAAGGTTGAGCGTTCCGATACGGCAGGTGAACAACGCCAGTACACGGCCAACCAGCCAGCAGCCGAACTGCTTGATGACGAAATTCCGTTCTGAGCATGTCGGACGTCCTCGAACTCCCCTTCATGGCCGCTGATGGCCGAATTCCCTCATCCGTCTGGGAACGCCTCGGTGACACGGTCTCCCGTCTTCCTGGGAAGCGTTTCGTCATCACATTGAAGGAAGTGAAGCGGAAGCGCTCTGTGAGTCAGAACGCTTACTATTGGGGCGTCGTCATCGCTGAGATCACGAAGATGTTCCGCGATCACGGCAACTACGTCGACGGAGAGGATGTCCATGAGTTCCTCAAACTCCGGGTGGCGAAGCTGTCGAGGATGATCGTCACGCCAGACGGCGAGGTTCACAAGTCTCTCGGCTCAACGACTAAGCTCTCGACGATGGAATTTGAAGTCTACCTCGAACGGGTGCGGGCATGGGCCGCCGAATACGGCTGCATCATCCCTCTCCCGAACGAGCAAGTCAGTTAACCAACCAACGAAAGGAATCACTATGACCAAAGCACTTATCGGAGGAAACTCAGTCGAGCAACTCAAATCGATCATCGCGCGGGTGGAAAAGCTCGAAGAAGAGAAGGCCGGAATAGCCGCCGATATACGCGACATCTTCGCCGAAGCTAAAGGCAACGGCTTCGACGTGAAGGCCATCCGCTCGATCATCAAAATCCGCAAGATGGACGCCAGCGAGCGCGAAGAGGCTGAGACGGTGCTCGACACGTACCTCCACGCCCTCGGAATGGTTCCCGAGTTCGAAGCATTTGATGAAGCGAAGGAGCAGGCCGTCGAGAACGAATCAGCAGATCAACTCGCCAAACCCGATGGACATTACCTACAGGCGGTCACTCTCGTTGTCCTCGACCGCAACGCCTCCGCCAGCTATCTGCAGAGGCTGCTGAAAATCAGGTACAACCACGCAGCAGAATTGATCGAACGGATGGAACGCGAGGGCATTGTTGGCCCAGCCAATCACCTCGGTAAGCGTGAGGTATTGCGCAAGCCCGAAGGGGAGGCCGCATGAAGGCGCGTCCGATTTTATTCTCATCTCCGATGATCCGTGCTCTGCTCGACGGCAGGAAGACGCAGACGCGGCGAGTGGTGAAGGGCGAGTGTCAGCAGTTCCTCGTGAACGCCAATGGGATGGCAAAGGTTCTGGATGGCGTGGTGTACAACTACTCCTTTGAGGAGACTTTGGGACGCTGCCCCTACGGCAAGCCCGGCGACCTGCTCATCGTCGCTGCACCGATCGAGGACTACCCGAATTACTGCGCCGGGACAAACGGGGTGATCTACTCGAAGGCCCGTGGTAGCTGGCGTCCGCTGCGAACTTGGGAGCCGGAAGATGGATACCCAAGCGTCACGGTGATGCTGAACGGTAGAAAAACCACCCGAAGCGTCCATTCGCTCGTCTGTTCCGCGTTCTATGGCCCGCCGCCATTTCCGGGCGCTCAGGTTCGACATCTCGACGGCAATTACAAGAACAGCCAGCCGAGCAACTTGGCTTGGGGGACACGGCAGGACAACTGGAGAGACCGCCGCGCTCA is a window encoding:
- a CDS encoding DNA translocase FtsK; the protein is MVPEFEAFDEAKEQAVENESADQLAKPDGHYLQAVTLVVLDRNASASYLQRLLKIRYNHAAELIERMEREGIVGPANHLGKREVLRKPEGEAA
- a CDS encoding ERF family protein; this translates as MTTREQKAEPPKEKQPLNVYQAIAEVQAELAKSGISKSNKNKEQGYTFRGIDDLYNALAKCLSETGLCILPRILSREMSERKTAKGNPLFSVIVEAEFDFVSSHDGTKHTVRMYGEAMDTADKATNKAMSAAYKYACLQTFCIPTEGDNDPDSTTPEVAPKTAGVFSSREELDSFVTNYLDALNKATTLEHVKDQRDLNAARVTAMKNSPVAEDREGYQKIITVQNALVTKLKEKPTTVDAAKQSASLPPAVGDDEIPF
- a CDS encoding recombination protein NinB: MSDVLELPFMAADGRIPSSVWERLGDTVSRLPGKRFVITLKEVKRKRSVSQNAYYWGVVIAEITKMFRDHGNYVDGEDVHEFLKLRVAKLSRMIVTPDGEVHKSLGSTTKLSTMEFEVYLERVRAWAAEYGCIIPLPNEQVS
- a CDS encoding IS5 family transposase; amino-acid sequence: MDATVRKPYPTDLTDLQWEIIQVVLPAARPGGRPRSVDLREVLNAIVYVNRSGCQWSMLPHDFPAKSTVYEYFAQWRDDGTWQELLDVLREGYREVHAPSHERTPSAASIDSQSVKGTEHAGGNGYDAGKKIQGRKRSIVVDTLGLLIVVAVTAGHVDDAAAAPTVLEGLDRDAYPRLKVVWADGKYHNHALNGWKDGHPELGWELVIVRRPDGAKGFTLLPKRWVVERTFGWLGRARRLSRNYERLNSSSESMIRVRSIQLILNRMDPQERYPTFKYIVASK
- the ssb gene encoding single-stranded DNA-binding protein produces the protein MSGSVNKVILVGNLGKDPEIRSTQDGREIASFSLATSEVWKDKGTGERREKTEWHNVVVFNPSLVGVVKSYVKKGTKLYLEGSMQTRKWMDKQGSDRYSTEVVLQAFGGSLVMLNKVERSDTAGEQRQYTANQPAAELLDDEIPF